A section of the Scyliorhinus torazame isolate Kashiwa2021f chromosome 21, sScyTor2.1, whole genome shotgun sequence genome encodes:
- the LOC140398064 gene encoding meiosis-specific coiled-coil domain-containing protein MEIOC-like, giving the protein MEPKAILKSVNRYYNGIDANSRSTDVFSDSLVNCNSFFSPYKAHVPQYEENIDSHQPYNASVSTTPDSSLFYVPWSTSGDDYKQLAGSQNNPTRYESDLFP; this is encoded by the exons ATGGAG CCTAAAGCTATTTTGAAAAGCGTGAATCGTTACTACAATGGTATTGATGCTAACAGCAGATCAACAGATGTATTCAGTGATTCGTTGGTCAACTGCAATTCATTCTTCAGTCCATATAAAGCACAC GTACCTCAATATGAAGAGAATATCGATTCACATCAGCCTTACAATGCATCAGTGTCGACCACTCCCGATTCCTCCTTGTTCTATGTTCCTTGGTCAACATCTGGAGATGATTATAAGCAACTTGCTGGGTCTCAGAACAACCCAACCCGGTATGAGAGCGATCTATTTCCATAA